Proteins found in one Ovis canadensis isolate MfBH-ARS-UI-01 breed Bighorn chromosome 20, ARS-UI_OviCan_v2, whole genome shotgun sequence genomic segment:
- the FKBPL gene encoding FK506-binding protein-like isoform X2, producing the protein MVWLLPSGEALRPPPGADLDSVHPFLSKTVYPRWKGPGTQMDTPPVNSMGEKDSCQPQQQGEKNFELPTQIRQHPQESPTEILELRVSPDPASQILENPQETEKLAAELEKDSAKSRGSASAMSEPLEASDLWYCPDGSFVKKIVVRGHGLDKPKLGSRCRGRDSWELEDTEKEALAREERARGTELFRAGNPEGAARCYARALRLLLTLPPPGPPERTVLHANLAACQLLLGQPHLAAQSCDRVLEREPGHIKALYRRGVAQAALGNLEKAMTDLKKVLAVDPKNRAAQEELGKVIIQGKKQDAGLAQGLRKMFG; encoded by the exons ATGGTCTGGCTATTGCCATCAGGCGAGGCGCTTCGGCCCCCCCCAG GTGCTGACCTGGACTCTGTCCATCCCTTTCTATCCAAAACTGTTTACCCACGGTGGAAGGGGCCAGGCACCCAAATGGATACACCACCAGTCAATTCAATGGGAGAGAAGGACAGCTGTCAACCGCAACAACAAGGGGAAAAGAACTTTGAATTACCTACTCAGATTAGGCAGCATCCGCAAGAATCTCCTACGGAAATCCTTGAACTGAGAGTGAGCCCAGATCCAGCTAGCCAAATTCTAGAGAATCCTCAGGAAACTGAAAAACTGGCCGCTGAACTTGAAAAAGACTCTGCTAAGTCTCGTGGATCAGCCAGTGCGATGTCAGAGCCCCTTGAAGCTTCTGATCTCTGGTACTGTCCTGATGGCAGCTTTGTCAAGAAGATCGTAGTCCGTGGCCACGGCTTAGACAAACCCAAGCTGGGCTCCCGCTGCAGG GGTCGAGACTCCTGGGAGCTGGAGGACACCGAGAAGGAGGCCTTGGCCAGAGAAGAACGTGCAAGGGGCACAGAATTATTTCGAGCGGGGAATCCGGAAGGAGCTGCCCGATGCTATGCACGGGCTCTTCGGCTGCTGCTGACCTTACCCCCACCTGGCCCTCCGGAACGAACTGTCCTTCACGCCAACCTGGCTGCTTGTCAGTTGCTGCTAGGGCAGCCTCACTTGGCGGCCCAAAGTTGTGACCGGGTGCTGGAGCGGGAGCCTGGGCATATAAAGGCGTTGTACCGAAGGGGTGTTGCCCAGGCTGCTCTTGGAAACCTGGAAAAAGCAATGACTGACCTCAAGAAGGTGTTGGCCGTAGACCCCAAAAACCGCGCAGCCCAGGAGGAGCTGGGAAAGGTGATCATTCAGGGGAAGAAACAGGATGCAGGGCTGGCTCAAGGACTGCGCAAGATGTTTGGCTGA
- the FKBPL gene encoding FK506-binding protein-like isoform X1 has protein sequence MVWLLPSGEALRPPPGADLDSVHPFLSKTVYPRWKGPGTQMDTPPVNSMGEKDSCQPQQQGEKNFELPTQIRQHPQESPTEILELRVSPDPASQILENPQETEKLAAELEKDSAKSRGSASAMSEPLEASDLWYCPDGSFVKKIVVRGHGLDKPKLGSRCRVQASGFPLGSGLPEGWTELTVGLGPWREETWGELIEKCLESMCQGEEAELQLPGRSGLPVRLTLASFTQGRDSWELEDTEKEALAREERARGTELFRAGNPEGAARCYARALRLLLTLPPPGPPERTVLHANLAACQLLLGQPHLAAQSCDRVLEREPGHIKALYRRGVAQAALGNLEKAMTDLKKVLAVDPKNRAAQEELGKVIIQGKKQDAGLAQGLRKMFG, from the exons ATGGTCTGGCTATTGCCATCAGGCGAGGCGCTTCGGCCCCCCCCAG GTGCTGACCTGGACTCTGTCCATCCCTTTCTATCCAAAACTGTTTACCCACGGTGGAAGGGGCCAGGCACCCAAATGGATACACCACCAGTCAATTCAATGGGAGAGAAGGACAGCTGTCAACCGCAACAACAAGGGGAAAAGAACTTTGAATTACCTACTCAGATTAGGCAGCATCCGCAAGAATCTCCTACGGAAATCCTTGAACTGAGAGTGAGCCCAGATCCAGCTAGCCAAATTCTAGAGAATCCTCAGGAAACTGAAAAACTGGCCGCTGAACTTGAAAAAGACTCTGCTAAGTCTCGTGGATCAGCCAGTGCGATGTCAGAGCCCCTTGAAGCTTCTGATCTCTGGTACTGTCCTGATGGCAGCTTTGTCAAGAAGATCGTAGTCCGTGGCCACGGCTTAGACAAACCCAAGCTGGGCTCCCGCTGCAGGGTACAGGCTTCTGGATTTCCTTTGGGGTCAGGGCTGCCAGAGGGCTGGACAGAACTAACTGTGGGGTTAGGCCCTTGGAGGGAGGAAACTTGGGGGGAGCTTATAGAGAAATGCTTGGAGTCCATGTGTCAAGGCGAGGAGGCAGAGCTTCAGCTCCCTGGGCGCTCTGGACTTCCTGTCAGGCTCACACTGGCCTCCTTCACTCAGGGTCGAGACTCCTGGGAGCTGGAGGACACCGAGAAGGAGGCCTTGGCCAGAGAAGAACGTGCAAGGGGCACAGAATTATTTCGAGCGGGGAATCCGGAAGGAGCTGCCCGATGCTATGCACGGGCTCTTCGGCTGCTGCTGACCTTACCCCCACCTGGCCCTCCGGAACGAACTGTCCTTCACGCCAACCTGGCTGCTTGTCAGTTGCTGCTAGGGCAGCCTCACTTGGCGGCCCAAAGTTGTGACCGGGTGCTGGAGCGGGAGCCTGGGCATATAAAGGCGTTGTACCGAAGGGGTGTTGCCCAGGCTGCTCTTGGAAACCTGGAAAAAGCAATGACTGACCTCAAGAAGGTGTTGGCCGTAGACCCCAAAAACCGCGCAGCCCAGGAGGAGCTGGGAAAGGTGATCATTCAGGGGAAGAAACAGGATGCAGGGCTGGCTCAAGGACTGCGCAAGATGTTTGGCTGA
- the ATF6B gene encoding cyclic AMP-dependent transcription factor ATF-6 beta isoform X2 produces the protein MAELMLLSEIADPTRFFTDNLLSPEDWDSTLYAGLDEVAEEQTQLFRCPEQDVPFGSSSLDLGMDVSPPEPPWDSLPIFPDLQVKSEPSSPCSSSSFSSESSHLSTEPFSQAPGVREMLVVKSESLAPPLCLLGDDPTSPFETIQINVSPTSDDPSDVQIKIEPASPSSSISSEAPLLSAESPSQAFIGEEVLEVKTESPSPQGCLLQDVASPLPGAVQVSVGLSSDGSSGKALPTRKPPLQPKPVVITTVPMPLRAVPASTTVLLQPLVQPPPVSPVVLIQGAVRVRPEGPTPPTPRPERKSIVPAPMPGNSCPPEVDAKLLKRQQRMIKNRESACQSRRKKKEYLQGLEARLQAVLADNQQLRRENAALRRRLEALLTENSELKLGSGNRKVVCVMVFLLFIAFNFGPVSISEPPPASISPRMSRGESRPRRHLLEFSAQEPVHGAEPPQHPFQDPEEPQPSPTGHPSFRNLTAFSGDARELLLRDLDQLFLSSDCRHFNRTESLRLADELSGWVQRHQRGRRKTPQRAQEKQKSQLWKKSPPVQAVPTRPPGPPEGDSMGQLQLYRQPDRSQPEFLDAIDRREDTFYVVSFRRDHLLLPAISHNKTSRPKMSLVMPAMAPNETLSGRGPPGDYEEMMQIECEVMDTRVIHIKTSTVPPSLRKQPSSTPGNATGGPLPASAAASQAHQAAHQPSTSIISDLYDSH, from the exons aTGGCGGAGCTGATGCTCCTCAGCGAGATTGCGGACCCGACACGCTTTTTCACCGACAACTTGCTGAGCCCGGAGGACTGGG ACAGCACTTTGTACGCCGGCTTGGATGAAGTGGCCGAGGAGCAGACGCAGCTCTTCCGTTGTCCGGAGCAGGATGTCCCG TTTGGCAGCAGCTCCCTGGACCTGGGGATGGACGTCagccctcctgaacccccctggGACTCTCTGCCTATCTTCCCAG ATCTCCAGGTGAAGTCTGAGCCATCCTCCCcctgctcttcctcctccttcagcTCTGAATCATCACATCTTTCCACAGAGCCCTTCAGCCAG GCCCCTGGTGTAAGGGAGATGCTGGTTGTGAAGTCAGAGTCCTTGGCACCCCCACTCTGCCTCCTGGGAGATGATCCAACATCCCCATTTGAAACCATCCAGATCAATGTCAGCCCCACCTCTGATGATCCTTCAG ATGTTCAGATTAAGATAGAGCCTGCCTCTCCGTCTTCCTCCATCAGCTCAGAGGCTCCCCTGCTCTCTGCGGAGTCTCCCAGCCAG GCTTTCATAGGAGAGGAGGTCCTGGAAGTAAAAACAGAGTCCCCGTCCCCTCAGGGATGTCTCCTGCAGGATGTCGCCAGCCCCCTTCCTGGAGCTGTCCAAGTCAGCGTGGGCCTATCCTCTGACGGCTCCTCAG GCAAAGCCCTGCCCACCCGGAAGCCACCACTGCAGCCCAAACCTGTGGTGATAACCACTGTCCCGATGCCACTGAGAGCCGTGCCCGCCAGCACCACCGTCCTCTTGCAGCCCCTTGTCCAGCCACCCCCAG TGTCCCCAGTGGTCCTCATCCAAGGTGCTGTTCGAGTCCGGCCTGAGGGACCGACCCCTCCTACTCCACGGCCTGAGAGGAAGAGCATTGTTCCAGCCCCTATGCCTGGGAACTCCTGCCCACCTGAGGTGGAT GCCAAGCTGCTCAAGCGGCAGCAGCGGATGATCAAGAACCGGGAGTCGGCCTGCCAGTCccgcaggaagaagaaagagtacCTGCAGGGGCTAGAAGCTCGGCTGCAGGCCGTCCTGGCCGACAACCAGCAGCTCCGGCGGGAGAATGCTGCCCTCCGCCGGCGGCTGGAGGCCCTGCTGACTGAG AACAGCGAGCTCAAGTTAGGGTCTGGAAACAGGAAGGTGGTCTGCGTCATGGTCTTCCTTCTCTTCATCGCTTTCAACTTTGGGCCTGTGAG CATCAGTGAGCCTCCTCCGGCTTCCATCTCTCCTCGGATGAGCAGAGGGGAGTCTCGACCCCGTAGACACTTGCTGGAGTTCTCGGCACAAGAGCCAGTTCATGGAGCCGAGCCCCCCCAGCATCCCTTCCAGGACCCTGaggagccccagcccagccctacAGGCCACCCAAGTTTCAG GAACCTGACAGCCTTCTCTGGGGACGCCAGGGAGCTGCTGCTGAGAGACCTGGACCAGCTCTTCCTCTCCTCGGATTGCCGGCACTTCAACCGAACCGAGTCCCTGAG GCTTGCTGACGAGCTGAGTGGCTGGGTCCAGCGCCACCAGAGAGGCCGGCGGAAGACACCCCAGAGAGCCCAGGAGAAACAG AAGTCTCAGCTGTGGAAGAAGTCACCTCCAGTTCAGGCAGTCCCCACCCGCCCCCCTGGGCCCCCAGAAGG GGATTCCATGGGCCAGCTGCAGCTGTACCGCCAACCAGACCGTTCGCAGCCCGAGTTCCTGGATGCAATTGACCGACGGGAAGACACATTTTATGTTGTTTCCTTCCGAAGG gatcACTTGCTGCTCCCAGCCATCAGCCACAACAAGACCTCCCGGCCCAAGATGTCCCTGGTGATGCCTGCCATGGCCCCCAATG AGACCCTGTCAGGCCGGGGGCCCCCTGGGGACTATGAGGAGATGATGCAGATCGAGTGTGAGGTCATGGATACCAGAGTGATTCACATCAAGACCTCCACAGTGCCCCCCTCGCTACGAAAACAGCCGTCCTCAACCCCGGGCAATGCCACAGGTGGCCCCTTGCCAGCTTCTGCAGCAGCCAGCCAGGCCCACCAGGCCGCCCATCAGCCCTCTACCTCAATAATCTCTGACCTCTATGACTCACACTGA
- the ATF6B gene encoding cyclic AMP-dependent transcription factor ATF-6 beta isoform X1, whose amino-acid sequence MAELMLLSEIADPTRFFTDNLLSPEDWDSTLYAGLDEVAEEQTQLFRCPEQDVPFGSSSLDLGMDVSPPEPPWDSLPIFPARFPPDLQVKSEPSSPCSSSSFSSESSHLSTEPFSQAPGVREMLVVKSESLAPPLCLLGDDPTSPFETIQINVSPTSDDPSDVQIKIEPASPSSSISSEAPLLSAESPSQAFIGEEVLEVKTESPSPQGCLLQDVASPLPGAVQVSVGLSSDGSSGKALPTRKPPLQPKPVVITTVPMPLRAVPASTTVLLQPLVQPPPVSPVVLIQGAVRVRPEGPTPPTPRPERKSIVPAPMPGNSCPPEVDAKLLKRQQRMIKNRESACQSRRKKKEYLQGLEARLQAVLADNQQLRRENAALRRRLEALLTENSELKLGSGNRKVVCVMVFLLFIAFNFGPVSISEPPPASISPRMSRGESRPRRHLLEFSAQEPVHGAEPPQHPFQDPEEPQPSPTGHPSFRNLTAFSGDARELLLRDLDQLFLSSDCRHFNRTESLRLADELSGWVQRHQRGRRKTPQRAQEKQKSQLWKKSPPVQAVPTRPPGPPEGDSMGQLQLYRQPDRSQPEFLDAIDRREDTFYVVSFRRDHLLLPAISHNKTSRPKMSLVMPAMAPNETLSGRGPPGDYEEMMQIECEVMDTRVIHIKTSTVPPSLRKQPSSTPGNATGGPLPASAAASQAHQAAHQPSTSIISDLYDSH is encoded by the exons aTGGCGGAGCTGATGCTCCTCAGCGAGATTGCGGACCCGACACGCTTTTTCACCGACAACTTGCTGAGCCCGGAGGACTGGG ACAGCACTTTGTACGCCGGCTTGGATGAAGTGGCCGAGGAGCAGACGCAGCTCTTCCGTTGTCCGGAGCAGGATGTCCCG TTTGGCAGCAGCTCCCTGGACCTGGGGATGGACGTCagccctcctgaacccccctggGACTCTCTGCCTATCTTCCCAG CCCGTTTTCCTCCAGATCTCCAGGTGAAGTCTGAGCCATCCTCCCcctgctcttcctcctccttcagcTCTGAATCATCACATCTTTCCACAGAGCCCTTCAGCCAG GCCCCTGGTGTAAGGGAGATGCTGGTTGTGAAGTCAGAGTCCTTGGCACCCCCACTCTGCCTCCTGGGAGATGATCCAACATCCCCATTTGAAACCATCCAGATCAATGTCAGCCCCACCTCTGATGATCCTTCAG ATGTTCAGATTAAGATAGAGCCTGCCTCTCCGTCTTCCTCCATCAGCTCAGAGGCTCCCCTGCTCTCTGCGGAGTCTCCCAGCCAG GCTTTCATAGGAGAGGAGGTCCTGGAAGTAAAAACAGAGTCCCCGTCCCCTCAGGGATGTCTCCTGCAGGATGTCGCCAGCCCCCTTCCTGGAGCTGTCCAAGTCAGCGTGGGCCTATCCTCTGACGGCTCCTCAG GCAAAGCCCTGCCCACCCGGAAGCCACCACTGCAGCCCAAACCTGTGGTGATAACCACTGTCCCGATGCCACTGAGAGCCGTGCCCGCCAGCACCACCGTCCTCTTGCAGCCCCTTGTCCAGCCACCCCCAG TGTCCCCAGTGGTCCTCATCCAAGGTGCTGTTCGAGTCCGGCCTGAGGGACCGACCCCTCCTACTCCACGGCCTGAGAGGAAGAGCATTGTTCCAGCCCCTATGCCTGGGAACTCCTGCCCACCTGAGGTGGAT GCCAAGCTGCTCAAGCGGCAGCAGCGGATGATCAAGAACCGGGAGTCGGCCTGCCAGTCccgcaggaagaagaaagagtacCTGCAGGGGCTAGAAGCTCGGCTGCAGGCCGTCCTGGCCGACAACCAGCAGCTCCGGCGGGAGAATGCTGCCCTCCGCCGGCGGCTGGAGGCCCTGCTGACTGAG AACAGCGAGCTCAAGTTAGGGTCTGGAAACAGGAAGGTGGTCTGCGTCATGGTCTTCCTTCTCTTCATCGCTTTCAACTTTGGGCCTGTGAG CATCAGTGAGCCTCCTCCGGCTTCCATCTCTCCTCGGATGAGCAGAGGGGAGTCTCGACCCCGTAGACACTTGCTGGAGTTCTCGGCACAAGAGCCAGTTCATGGAGCCGAGCCCCCCCAGCATCCCTTCCAGGACCCTGaggagccccagcccagccctacAGGCCACCCAAGTTTCAG GAACCTGACAGCCTTCTCTGGGGACGCCAGGGAGCTGCTGCTGAGAGACCTGGACCAGCTCTTCCTCTCCTCGGATTGCCGGCACTTCAACCGAACCGAGTCCCTGAG GCTTGCTGACGAGCTGAGTGGCTGGGTCCAGCGCCACCAGAGAGGCCGGCGGAAGACACCCCAGAGAGCCCAGGAGAAACAG AAGTCTCAGCTGTGGAAGAAGTCACCTCCAGTTCAGGCAGTCCCCACCCGCCCCCCTGGGCCCCCAGAAGG GGATTCCATGGGCCAGCTGCAGCTGTACCGCCAACCAGACCGTTCGCAGCCCGAGTTCCTGGATGCAATTGACCGACGGGAAGACACATTTTATGTTGTTTCCTTCCGAAGG gatcACTTGCTGCTCCCAGCCATCAGCCACAACAAGACCTCCCGGCCCAAGATGTCCCTGGTGATGCCTGCCATGGCCCCCAATG AGACCCTGTCAGGCCGGGGGCCCCCTGGGGACTATGAGGAGATGATGCAGATCGAGTGTGAGGTCATGGATACCAGAGTGATTCACATCAAGACCTCCACAGTGCCCCCCTCGCTACGAAAACAGCCGTCCTCAACCCCGGGCAATGCCACAGGTGGCCCCTTGCCAGCTTCTGCAGCAGCCAGCCAGGCCCACCAGGCCGCCCATCAGCCCTCTACCTCAATAATCTCTGACCTCTATGACTCACACTGA